Sequence from the Candidatus Eisenbacteria bacterium genome:
TGCTCATCTTCCGACCCTGGGTGTCGCGCACGATGGAGTGGAAGAAGACGTGCGAGAAGGGGACCTCCCCCATGAACTCCAGCCCGGCCATGATCATGCGCGCCACCCAGAAGAAGATGATGTCGGCGCCGGTGCTCAGGAACGCGGTGGGGTAGAAGTACCGGAGGTCCTCCGTCGGCTCGGGCCAGCCGAGCGTGGAGAACGGCCACAGCCACGACGAGAACCAGGTGTCCAGCACGTCCTCGTCCTGCTTCAGGCCGGCGGAGCCGCACTTCGGGCAGGCCGCGGGGGTGACGGAATCCACGATGATCTCGCCGCAGCCGCAGGTCCACACCGGGATCCGGTGGCCCCACCACAGCTGCCTCGAGATGCACCAGTCGCGGGTGTTCTCCAGCCAGTGCACGTACACCTTGTTCCACCGCTTGGGGTAGAACTTGACCTTGCCCTTGCGGTGCACCGCCAGCGCGGCGTCGGCCAGCGGCTTCATCTTCACGTACCACTGGGGGGACAGGCGCGGCTCGATGGGCGTGTGGCAGCGGGAGCACTCGCCGGGCGAGAGATCGTAGGGCTCGATCTTCGCGACCAGCCCGCGGTCCTGCAGCGCGGCCACGATGCGCTCGCGCGCCTCGAAGCGGTCCATGCCGGCGTAGTCCGCCGCGTTTTCGTTCATGGTGCCGTCGGCGTGCATCACGTTGATGGCCTCGAGGCCGTGCCTCTGGGCCACCCAGAAGTCGTTGGCGTCGTGGGCCGGGGTGATCTTCACCGCACCGGTGCCGAACTTGGGGTCCACGTAGTCGTCGGCCAGGATGGGGATCTCGCGGCGCAGGATGGGCAGGATGGCGGTCTTGCCGCGCAGCGCCTTGTAGCGGGAGTCCCGGGGATGCACCGCCACGGCCACGTCACCCAGCATGGTCTCCGGCCGGGTGGTGGCCACGGTGATGAACTTGTCCCGGGTGCCGGCGACGGGGTACTTGAGGTGCCACAGGTGGCCGGGGCGGTTCTCGCGGTCCACCTCCTCGTCGGAGAGCGCGGTGAGGCAGCGCGGGCACCAGTTCACCACGTAGCTGCCGCGGTAGATCAGCCCCTTGCGGTACAGCCGCACGAACACCTCGCGCACCGCGTGCGAGAGGCCCTCGTCCATGGTGAAGCGCTCGCGGCTCCAGTCGAGCGAGCAGCCCAGCAGCCGCAGCTGCTGCTGGATGATCCCGCCGTACTCGTGCTTCCACTCCCACACCCGCGCCACGAACGCCTCGCGGCCCAGGCTCTCCTTGGATACACCCTGGTCCTTGAGGTGGCGCTCCACCACGTTCTGGGTGGCGATGCCCGCGTGGTCGGTGCCCGGGAGCCAGAGGGTGTTGGAGCCCTCCATGCGCTTCCAGCGCACCACCGCGTCCTGCAGGGAGTTGTTGAGCACGTGTCCCATGGTGAGCCGGCCCGTGACGTTGGGCGGGGGAATCACCACCGTGAAGGGCTTGCGGTCCGGGTCCGGCTGGGGCGTGAACAACCCGCGCTCGATCCAGTCGGCATACCAGCGCGACTCGACCCGCGAGGGATCGTAGGTCTTCTCGAGGCCCGGATCGGGCAAGGAACCACCTCCGGTGGGGGTCCGGCGCGCGGCTTGGCCCGCTGCGCCATCGTGCGCGAACGTATCGTCTTCCGAGGCTGGGACAAAGTATCAGATGCGCAGAATGGAAGCAACGCGGGGCCCGGCCCGTTGATTGACACCGCCCGCCGCGGAACCTAGCATGCGCGCATGCGAATCCCATGGTCACCGATCCTCGCGGCGCTCCTGGCGCTGGCCGCCGCGGCCGGTCCCGCGCGCTCCTCCGGGGCGGCGCCGCCCGAGCGGCTGCCCGCCGGCCACTGGAGCTACGGCGACCTCGAGGAGCTCTCGGTCGCCGGCGCGCTGGACTCCCTGTGGCTGTACGTGCGGCCCCTCTCCCGCGGGGAGGTGGCCGCGGCGCTGCTCCGGGGCGCCGCCGTGGCCGGAGGCGATCCCCGCCAGGCCCGGCTGCTGCGCGAGTTCGCGCAGGAGGCCAGGGAACTGGACCCCGCGCAGGCCCCCGGCTTCACGCGCCACCTGGTGGACCAGCGGGACGGCTCCACTTCCCTGCGCGCCTGGCCCACCGCCCGCGCGGGGCTCTCGCGCGAGCCCGGCCGTGGCTGGGGCTCCGACGCGCTCACGCAGCTGGGGTTCCAGGCCGCGTTCCTGGCGCGCCCTCACTGGGCCGTGTACAGCGACATGCTGGCGCGCCGGTACGAGCACAGCCGCACCTACGCCGATCCGCTGTTCACCGACACCGACATCACGTTCCTCACCCAGCAGGCGTACGTGGCGGCCTCCTTCGCGCCGCTCACGGTGGCCCTGGGGCGGGACCGCGTGCGCTGGGGGCTGGGCCAGGAGGGCAGCCTGATCCTGGGCGACGGCGCCGACGCCATGAGCCTGGTGGAGTACTCGGTGGACTGGCGCCGGCTGCACGCCACCGCGCTCACCGCGCTGTTGCGGCCCGGCGGCGGCGAGTACCTGTCGGGCCACCGCCTGGAATGGCGCCCGGCGCGCCGGTGGTTCGTGGGCTTGAGCGAGGTGTCCCGCTACGCGTCGAAGCAGCCCGAGCCGCTCTACATCTCCGGCATCATCCCGTACACGCTGGTGCAGCGGTTGCTCGCCGCGGACGACCAGGCGGGCGGCGGGCCGAGCCCGCGCAACAACATCATGGTGTCCCTGGAGGGAGCCTGGCGGCCGGTGGCCGGCGTGCAACTGGGGGCGACCCTGCTCATCGACGACCTGCCGCGCAAGTCCACCCAGCCCGCGGCGCGCACCGGCTACCAGGCGAACCTGCTCGCGACCCGCCCGCGGAGCGCCCGCCCGGCCACCCTGAGGGTGGAATGGACCCGCATCCGAAACTACGTGTACTCAGTGTTTTACGGCGAGGACTACATCCACCACGGAAGCTCCCTGGCGTACCCGCTGGGCCCCGATCTCGAGCGGCTCACGGGCCGGGTCTCGGTGGACCTGTGCCCGGATGTGAAGGCCTGGGTGGCCGCGGACTACCTGGCCAAGGGTGAGGGCGCGCTGGGCGACTACCTGGACGTGAGCCACCCCGGAATCCAGTCCCCGCCGGGGGAGTTGCAGGGCGTGGTGGAGAAGACGCTGCGCCTGGACGCCGGCGCGCTCTTCTTCGCGCGCGACAACCTGCAGGCCCGCGGCAGCCTCGGCTGGAACCGCACGCGAAACGCCGGACACCTGGAAGGCGTCCGGCGTGACGAAGTGGTCGGGGCCCTCTCGCTCGAGGGCCGCTGGTAGCGCGACGGCCTGCGGCCGGCGCCGGCCGGCCCGGCTAGGCGGCCTTCATCTCCCCCTCCTCGGCGGCGGGCTCCCCCGCCGAAGCCGGCGCGACCCGCGGCAGGCGCACCGTGAAGGTCGTCCCCTGGCCCACCTGGCTGCGCACTGCGATCTCCCCCCCGTGCAGTTCCACGATGGCCTTCGAGATCACCAGCCCCAGCCCGGTGCCGCCGATCTTCCGCGTGGCGGAGGCGTCCACCTGCTGGAAGCGCTGGAACAACTTCGGCAGGTCGGCCTCGGCGATGCCGTCGCCGTGGTCCTCGATGTCGATCTCCGCGAAGCCGGGGTCCTCGCGCAGGCGCACCACGATCTCGGTCGAGGGCGGCGAGAACTTCACGGCGTTCCCCAGCAGGTTGGTGAGCACCTGGCCCACCCGGTGCGGGTCCACCTCGGACTCGCCGCCGGGCACGGGCAGCTCCAGGCGCAACACGATCTGCTTCTTGTCCACCAGCGAACGCATGTTCACCGCCGCGTTGCGGCACACGTCGGACAGGTTCACCAGGCTCCGGGACAGCTGCATGCGGTTGGCTTCCAGCTTGGAGAAGTCCAGGATGTCGTTGATCAGCATCATCAACCGCTCGGCGTTGGCCTCGCAGATCTCGAGCAGCTCCTTCTGCTGCGGCTTCACGTCCCAGTAGGACGGGTTTCCCAGCAGCTCCAGCGAGCCGCGGATGGCCGTGAGCGGCGTGCGCAGCTCGTGGGAGACCACCGCCACGAACTCGGACTTGAGCCGGTCCAGCTCGCGGGTCTTCTCGAACAGCTGGGCGTTGCGGATGGCGTTGCTGGCCGCGCTGGCGTACAGGGTCATCAGGTCCGTGGCCGCGGCGTCGAAGCCCCCGTCCCGGTCCACAGCCACCAGCAGCCCGAAGGCCCCGCCGCTGGCCGTGAGCGGCACGCCGGCCGCCGAGGAGGCGTGCAGCAGGCCGATCGAATCGTCGGCGTCGAACTCCGGGTTGCCGTGCGCGGCGCAGAAGCCGTGCGGATCGGCCGCGCCGCGGCCGAGCACGCCCTCGCCGGAGTGGAACCCGATGGACTTCACCACCGCCGGGTCGGCCCCCGAAACCCCCTCGCCGGTGAAGTTGCCGGACTCCTCGTCCTTGAGGAACACCACGCAGGCGCGCGCCTCCAGCAGCTCGCGCATCTTATCGGTGACCACCGACAGGGTGGTGGAAAGCGACAGCGACGCGCTGACCTCGCGGCTCATCTCGAACAGCGTGCGCAGCGTGCGGGTGGCCGCGTCCACGCGGGCCTGCAGGCTCTCCTCGCTGTCCTTCAGCTTCTCGTTGGCCAGCGTGAGGCACGCCACCAGCCGGCGGTTCTCCTCGCCCAGCCGCTTGCCGCGCAGCGTCCTCTCGGCCACCTGGCTCACGGCCAGGAGGTCGAACGGCTTCATGATGAAGTCGCTCGCGCCGGAGTGCATGGCCTCGATCGCCACGTTCAGCGAGGCGTGACCGGTGATCACCAGGACCCCGGTCTCGGGATTGCGCCGCTTCGCGGCGCGCACCACGTCCAGGCCGCTGGCCCCGGGGAGGTTGATGTCGGTCAGGATCAGGTCGTATTCCTCGTCGCGGATGCGATCCATGGCCTGCGGACCGTCCGAGGCGGAGTGCACCTCGTAGCCCTCCTCGCCGAAGAAGTCGAGGAAGACGTCGAGCACCCCCTTCTCGTCGTCGACGATGAGGATCTTTTCGCGCCGGCCGGCCGGGGCGGGCCCGCCCGCGCCGGGAGCCCCGGCGGGGGCGCTGAATCCGGGGGACGACCCGTACGGGGAGGCCATGGTCAGTTCACCCGCGCCGCGCCCGCGCCGGCCGCGGCCGGCGCGCAGGGCGCCTGGATGCAGTTGCGGCCCGCCTTCTTGGCCAGGTACAGGGCCTGGTCGGCCTTGCGCACCAGGTCCTCCTCCGCCTTGCCGTCCACCGGGTAGCTGGCCACACCCAGGCTCACCGTGACCTTGCGACGGCGCGGAAAGTGGTGGGCCTCCACCGAGGCCCGCAGCCGCTCGGCCGCCAGCAGCGCGCCTTCGCGCGGCGTGTGCGGCAGCAGCACCACGAACTCGTCGCCGCCGTAGCGGACCACCACGTCCGAGGTGCGCGCCCAGGCCTTGAGCAGGCGGCCCATCTCCACCAGCACCTGGTCACCGGACTCGTGGCCGTGGGTGTCGTTGAACTGCTTGAAGTGGTCGATGTCCAGGAACACCAGCGAGAAGGGATGCAGGTACCGCTGCGAGAGCGTGGCCTGCTGCTGCAGGCGGTCCTGGAAGTAGCGCCGGTTGTACACGCTGGTCAGCTCGTCCGTGACGGCCATGGCCTTGATGCTCTGGTAATGGAGCATGTGCTCGATGGTCGCGGCGGCCAGCGAGGAGGCCAGGATCAACAGCTCCTTGTCGCGCTCCGCGAACGCGTGGGCGCACGAGTGGCTCAGGTTCACCACCCCGATGAGCTCGGAGCCCACCAGCAGCGGAACCGACAGGAAGCTGCGCACCACCGGCAGGCCCGGCTGGGCCTCGCGGCGCAGATCGTTGAGCAGCACCGGCCGGCGCTCCTTCGCCACCCAGCTGGAGAAGCCGTAGCCGTGGTCGAAGCGGACCCCGCGGATCAGGTCCACGCGCTCGCCCTCCTGGTGTGCCAGCTCCAGGTCGTGGGCGCCCCGGCGGACCAGGTACAGCGAGCCGTTCTCGTAGGCGACCAGCTGTTTGAGCAGCGCCATCACCCCCGCGAACACGGCCCCGGGGTCGTCGGTCTCCTGGATCACCCGGCTCATCTTGAGCAGCAGCGCCAGCTCACCCCGGTCGCCGGCGGTGGGCTTCTCGTGCTTCTTGAGCGCGGTGAGCAGCTTCTCGTTCACCTTGCTGCACTCACCGAGGCACTGGGCGGGGCGCTTCTCGTCCATGAGCTTCTCGAGCTTGAGCGTGGCGGCCTCGGCGTCCTTGCCGGGCAGCGCGCCGCGGGTGCTCAGCAGTTTCACGATGCGCTGCTGGCTCTTGAGGAAATGCGTGCTGGCCTCGAAGAGACCCCGCGCAC
This genomic interval carries:
- a CDS encoding valine--tRNA ligase, which translates into the protein MPDPGLEKTYDPSRVESRWYADWIERGLFTPQPDPDRKPFTVVIPPPNVTGRLTMGHVLNNSLQDAVVRWKRMEGSNTLWLPGTDHAGIATQNVVERHLKDQGVSKESLGREAFVARVWEWKHEYGGIIQQQLRLLGCSLDWSRERFTMDEGLSHAVREVFVRLYRKGLIYRGSYVVNWCPRCLTALSDEEVDRENRPGHLWHLKYPVAGTRDKFITVATTRPETMLGDVAVAVHPRDSRYKALRGKTAILPILRREIPILADDYVDPKFGTGAVKITPAHDANDFWVAQRHGLEAINVMHADGTMNENAADYAGMDRFEARERIVAALQDRGLVAKIEPYDLSPGECSRCHTPIEPRLSPQWYVKMKPLADAALAVHRKGKVKFYPKRWNKVYVHWLENTRDWCISRQLWWGHRIPVWTCGCGEIIVDSVTPAACPKCGSAGLKQDEDVLDTWFSSWLWPFSTLGWPEPTEDLRYFYPTAFLSTGADIIFFWVARMIMAGLEFMGEVPFSHVFFHSIVRDTQGRKMSKSLGNSPEPMDLMSKYGADAVRFTMISLTPPGQDLVFDEARCETGRHFANKVWNATRLVLMNSGDFDPAKVRESQLKFSLADRWILDRRNEAIKDVNRCMKTFRFNDAANAVYHFLWGEYCDWYLELAKTAFQEGGEAAQAARWTAVRVLDDTLRLLHPFMPFVSEELWQSLPGRKADERLPVAAWPKQKAAWRRPEVVQELQQLQEVITAVRTLRSEMNVSPGQPVKVLVQAPAGEVERLRESAALIRSLCRAETLEIGAALAKPAACASAVAAGCEIYLPLAGLIDLAAERDRLARELERVEGLLLNARKKLSNQDFLTKARPEVVERERGKVEELAGVRDKVERALKAIG
- a CDS encoding response regulator, whose amino-acid sequence is MASPYGSSPGFSAPAGAPGAGGPAPAGRREKILIVDDEKGVLDVFLDFFGEEGYEVHSASDGPQAMDRIRDEEYDLILTDINLPGASGLDVVRAAKRRNPETGVLVITGHASLNVAIEAMHSGASDFIMKPFDLLAVSQVAERTLRGKRLGEENRRLVACLTLANEKLKDSEESLQARVDAATRTLRTLFEMSREVSASLSLSTTLSVVTDKMRELLEARACVVFLKDEESGNFTGEGVSGADPAVVKSIGFHSGEGVLGRGAADPHGFCAAHGNPEFDADDSIGLLHASSAAGVPLTASGGAFGLLVAVDRDGGFDAAATDLMTLYASAASNAIRNAQLFEKTRELDRLKSEFVAVVSHELRTPLTAIRGSLELLGNPSYWDVKPQQKELLEICEANAERLMMLINDILDFSKLEANRMQLSRSLVNLSDVCRNAAVNMRSLVDKKQIVLRLELPVPGGESEVDPHRVGQVLTNLLGNAVKFSPPSTEIVVRLREDPGFAEIDIEDHGDGIAEADLPKLFQRFQQVDASATRKIGGTGLGLVISKAIVELHGGEIAVRSQVGQGTTFTVRLPRVAPASAGEPAAEEGEMKAA
- a CDS encoding sensor domain-containing diguanylate cyclase, with the translated sequence MKARNGRGARGLFEASTHFLKSQQRIVKLLSTRGALPGKDAEAATLKLEKLMDEKRPAQCLGECSKVNEKLLTALKKHEKPTAGDRGELALLLKMSRVIQETDDPGAVFAGVMALLKQLVAYENGSLYLVRRGAHDLELAHQEGERVDLIRGVRFDHGYGFSSWVAKERRPVLLNDLRREAQPGLPVVRSFLSVPLLVGSELIGVVNLSHSCAHAFAERDKELLILASSLAAATIEHMLHYQSIKAMAVTDELTSVYNRRYFQDRLQQQATLSQRYLHPFSLVFLDIDHFKQFNDTHGHESGDQVLVEMGRLLKAWARTSDVVVRYGGDEFVVLLPHTPREGALLAAERLRASVEAHHFPRRRKVTVSLGVASYPVDGKAEEDLVRKADQALYLAKKAGRNCIQAPCAPAAAGAGAARVN